One genomic region from Yersinia canariae encodes:
- a CDS encoding cold-shock protein: MTLKMGRVKWFNQSEGYGFISPHDGSLDVYVSKTAIANTKNKSLSEGQDVEFSTYRSIHGPSAADVIAF, translated from the coding sequence ATGACGTTAAAAATGGGTCGCGTGAAATGGTTCAACCAGTCCGAAGGCTACGGTTTCATTTCACCACACGACGGTAGTTTGGATGTGTATGTCAGCAAGACTGCTATTGCCAACACCAAAAACAAATCACTGAGTGAAGGGCAGGATGTTGAATTCTCTACTTATCGTAGTATTCACGGGCCGTCAGCAGCAGATGTAATCGCTTTCTAA
- a CDS encoding Trm112 family protein: MDHRLLEIVACPVCNGKLYFNKENLELVCKADNLAYPVRDGIPVLLENEARPLSIDEKHA; the protein is encoded by the coding sequence ATGGACCACCGTTTACTCGAAATTGTTGCTTGTCCCGTCTGCAACGGTAAGTTGTACTTCAATAAAGAAAATCTTGAGTTGGTATGCAAAGCTGACAATCTAGCTTATCCCGTGCGTGATGGCATACCGGTATTGTTAGAGAATGAAGCCCGCCCACTGTCAATTGATGAGAAGCACGCATGA
- the elyC gene encoding envelope biogenesis factor ElyC, translated as MLFTLKKFVGGLLMPLPFLLIVMGLALILLCFTRWQKSGKTLFALSWLVLLLVSLQPVADRLLLPLEKQYATYQGNDPVDYIVVLGGGYTFNPNWAPSANLFSNSLPRVTEGIRLYHAHPNAKMVFTGGAGPNSQSSARTAAQVAESLGVPAADVIALEQPKDTVEEASAVAGLVGDKPFLLVTSASHLPRAMKFFTAQGLHPIPAPANQLAITTPLHSWERTIPAATYLGHSERAWYETLGLIWQKLTENSPQQIERGNGDI; from the coding sequence ATGCTTTTTACCCTAAAAAAGTTTGTTGGCGGCTTATTAATGCCACTGCCCTTTCTGCTTATCGTAATGGGGCTGGCATTAATCTTATTGTGCTTTACCCGCTGGCAAAAAAGCGGCAAAACGCTTTTTGCATTAAGTTGGCTGGTATTATTGCTTGTTAGCCTGCAACCTGTCGCGGATCGCCTGCTATTGCCGTTGGAAAAACAGTACGCGACTTATCAGGGAAACGACCCGGTAGATTACATTGTTGTCCTTGGTGGCGGCTACACGTTTAATCCGAATTGGGCGCCAAGTGCCAATTTATTCTCAAATAGTTTGCCACGAGTAACAGAGGGGATCCGGCTGTATCACGCCCATCCTAATGCAAAAATGGTATTTACTGGCGGCGCTGGCCCCAACAGCCAAAGCAGTGCAAGAACAGCAGCGCAGGTCGCGGAAAGTTTAGGTGTCCCGGCGGCAGATGTTATTGCATTAGAGCAGCCCAAAGATACCGTGGAAGAAGCCTCCGCAGTGGCGGGCTTGGTCGGTGATAAGCCGTTTTTGTTGGTGACTTCCGCCAGCCATTTACCGCGAGCAATGAAATTCTTTACAGCTCAGGGTTTACATCCTATCCCGGCACCGGCCAATCAATTAGCCATTACCACCCCTTTGCATAGCTGGGAGCGCACTATTCCGGCGGCAACATATTTAGGTCATTCCGAGCGAGCCTGGTATGAAACATTGGGGCTAATATGGCAAAAATTAACTGAAAATAGCCCCCAGCAAATTGAAAGAGGTAACGGGGATATTTAA
- the cmoM gene encoding tRNA uridine 5-oxyacetic acid(34) methyltransferase CmoM — MQDRNFDDIAEKFSRNIYGTTKGMIRQAVVWQDITGLLAQLPQRPLRILDAGGGEGHMACQLAALGHQVLLCDLSAEMIQRAKVAAQEKGVSHNMQFVQSAVQDITQHLEQPVDLILFHAVLEWIAEPQHVLQVLFNALNPGGALSLMFFNANGLVMRNAVLGNFQLAIPEVKRRRQRSLSPQYPLDPPTVYGWLEQMGLSISGKTGVRVFHDYMKNKQQQVDEFAELLALEQRYCRQEPFISLGRYVHVMAFKPNLKDPL; from the coding sequence ATGCAGGATCGTAATTTCGATGATATCGCCGAGAAATTCTCGCGCAATATCTACGGCACAACGAAGGGAATGATCCGTCAGGCAGTGGTGTGGCAAGATATCACCGGGCTATTAGCACAGTTACCGCAACGCCCGTTACGGATTTTAGATGCCGGTGGCGGTGAAGGGCATATGGCTTGCCAACTGGCGGCATTAGGTCACCAGGTTCTATTATGTGACCTGTCCGCTGAGATGATCCAACGTGCGAAAGTGGCTGCGCAGGAAAAAGGTGTGAGCCACAACATGCAATTTGTACAAAGTGCGGTACAGGACATCACCCAACATTTAGAACAGCCAGTTGATCTGATATTGTTCCATGCGGTTTTAGAATGGATTGCAGAGCCACAACACGTTCTGCAGGTCCTTTTTAATGCGTTAAACCCAGGTGGCGCGCTGTCATTGATGTTCTTCAATGCCAATGGGTTGGTGATGCGCAATGCGGTATTAGGTAATTTTCAGTTAGCGATACCGGAGGTAAAAAGGCGTCGTCAGCGCTCATTATCGCCGCAATATCCTTTAGATCCACCGACGGTATACGGTTGGCTTGAGCAAATGGGTTTATCCATTAGCGGTAAGACGGGAGTACGGGTGTTTCACGATTACATGAAAAATAAACAGCAACAAGTCGATGAGTTTGCTGAATTATTGGCGTTGGAGCAGCGCTATTGCCGGCAGGAGCCCTTTATCAGTTTGGGGCGCTACGTGCATGTCATGGCGTTTAAGCCGAATCTGAAGGACCCATTATGA
- the mukF gene encoding chromosome partition protein MukF: MSEFSQTVPELVAWARKNDFSITLPTERLAFLMAIATLNGERLDGEMSEGELVDAFRHVSKGFEQTTETVAVRANNAINDMVRQRLLNRFTSEMADGNAIYRLTPLGIGITDYYIRQREFSTLRLSMQLSIVAQELQRAAEAAEEGGDEFHWHRNVFAPLKYSVAEIFDSIDMTQRLMDEQQHSVKEDIAALLNQDWRAAIASCEMLLSETSGTLRELQDTLEAAGDKLQANLLRIQEATIGNAGLDLVDKLVFDLQSKLDRIISWGQQAIDLWIGYDRHVHKFIRTAIDMDKNRVFAQRLRQSVQNYFDSPWTLTYANADRLLDMRDEELALRSEEVTGELPPDLEFEEFNEIREQLAAMIEQALQVYQQQKMPLNLGEVMRDYLVQYPRARHFDVARILVDQAVRLGVAEADFSGLPAEWLAINDYGAKVQAHVINKY, from the coding sequence ATGAGTGAATTTTCCCAGACAGTACCCGAACTGGTCGCCTGGGCGCGAAAAAATGATTTTTCGATTACTTTGCCAACAGAGCGTCTGGCTTTTCTTATGGCTATTGCGACCTTAAACGGTGAGCGGCTGGACGGCGAAATGAGCGAAGGCGAGTTGGTTGATGCATTTCGTCACGTCAGTAAAGGTTTTGAGCAGACCACAGAAACCGTGGCAGTACGCGCCAATAACGCCATCAATGATATGGTGCGTCAGCGTTTACTCAACCGTTTTACCAGTGAAATGGCCGACGGCAATGCGATTTACCGTCTGACTCCATTGGGCATTGGTATTACCGATTATTATATCCGCCAGCGCGAGTTCTCCACTCTGCGCTTGTCGATGCAATTGTCGATTGTGGCACAAGAGCTACAACGGGCAGCAGAAGCCGCAGAAGAGGGCGGTGATGAGTTTCACTGGCACCGCAATGTATTTGCCCCGCTGAAATATTCAGTCGCTGAAATCTTTGACAGTATTGATATGACTCAGCGCTTGATGGATGAACAGCAACATAGCGTCAAAGAAGATATTGCGGCGTTGTTGAATCAAGACTGGCGTGCCGCTATTGCCAGCTGTGAAATGTTGCTGTCAGAAACCTCCGGTACACTGCGAGAGTTACAAGACACGCTGGAGGCGGCAGGTGATAAGCTTCAGGCAAATTTGTTACGTATTCAAGAAGCTACTATCGGCAATGCGGGCTTGGACTTGGTCGATAAGCTGGTCTTTGATCTGCAAAGCAAACTTGACCGCATTATCAGTTGGGGTCAGCAGGCCATTGACCTGTGGATTGGCTATGACCGCCATGTACATAAGTTTATTCGTACTGCGATTGATATGGATAAAAACCGAGTATTCGCCCAGCGGTTGCGCCAGTCAGTCCAGAATTACTTTGATAGCCCTTGGACCCTGACCTACGCCAATGCTGATCGCTTGCTGGATATGCGCGATGAAGAGCTGGCGCTGCGTAGTGAAGAGGTGACCGGGGAGCTGCCACCGGATCTGGAATTTGAAGAGTTCAATGAGATCCGCGAGCAGTTAGCCGCCATGATTGAGCAGGCCTTGCAGGTGTATCAACAGCAAAAAATGCCACTCAATCTGGGGGAAGTCATGCGCGATTACCTCGTGCAATATCCGCGTGCTCGTCATTTCGACGTGGCTCGTATCCTGGTCGACCAGGCAGTTCGCCTTGGTGTGGCCGAAGCCGATTTCTCAGGGTTACCAGCTGAATGGCTGGCAATCAATGATTACGGAGCCAAGGTGCAGGCACATGTCATCAACAAATATTGA
- a CDS encoding YcbJ family phosphotransferase, whose protein sequence is MEQLKAELSVVLGESITRLERISEQPYAHLYAMYNQQGQAIPLLAKSYVCQGIAQQEAYKLSMLSREGDIRLPTVYGLVMTHQTPYKEILLMERLRGVSVEAPTRTGDRWNALMDQIVEGVLAWHRIDSHGCVGNVDSTQENDWFSWYQQRVEVLWATLSNMNSPLMTLEDRAVLYRARASLHALFAGFDDSSVLVHGNLTLRSMLKDPRSDQLLAMLNPGPMLWAPREYDLFRLSEEGMSSQLFYRYLNKAPVSEFFVARRWLYTLWELVSRFIHTGNLDRALFDTAARQLLPWLD, encoded by the coding sequence ATGGAACAGCTGAAAGCTGAGTTAAGTGTCGTGCTTGGGGAGTCGATAACCCGCCTTGAACGCATCAGCGAGCAGCCGTATGCCCATCTGTATGCCATGTATAATCAGCAGGGGCAGGCCATCCCATTGTTGGCAAAAAGTTATGTTTGTCAGGGGATTGCACAGCAGGAGGCGTATAAACTGTCCATGTTGTCGCGCGAAGGCGATATACGCTTGCCAACTGTATATGGCTTAGTCATGACCCATCAAACTCCCTATAAAGAAATTTTATTAATGGAGCGTTTACGTGGCGTTTCGGTTGAAGCGCCGACCCGGACAGGGGACCGCTGGAATGCTTTGATGGATCAAATAGTTGAAGGCGTATTAGCCTGGCATCGAATTGATAGTCATGGTTGCGTCGGCAATGTTGACAGTACGCAGGAAAATGATTGGTTCAGTTGGTATCAGCAGCGGGTTGAAGTGCTGTGGGCCACGCTGTCCAATATGAACTCTCCGCTAATGACGTTGGAGGACCGAGCGGTACTTTATCGTGCCCGGGCATCATTACATGCACTTTTCGCCGGTTTTGACGACAGTTCAGTGCTGGTTCACGGTAATTTGACTTTGCGTAGTATGCTGAAAGATCCGCGCAGTGATCAGTTACTGGCGATGCTCAACCCTGGCCCAATGTTATGGGCGCCGCGTGAGTATGATTTATTCCGCCTCAGTGAGGAGGGTATGTCGAGCCAGCTATTCTATCGTTATCTTAATAAAGCGCCGGTTTCGGAATTTTTTGTCGCTCGCCGATGGCTTTATACCCTCTGGGAATTAGTCTCTCGCTTTATCCACACCGGCAATTTAGACCGCGCATTATTTGATACCGCGGCCCGGCAACTTTTACCTTGGTTAGATTAA
- the mukE gene encoding chromosome partition protein MukE produces the protein MSSTNIEVVMPVKLAQALANSLFPALDSQLRAGRHIGIDELENHAFLMDFQEQLEEFYTRYNVELIRAPEGFFYLRPRSTTLIPRSVLSELDMMVGKILCYLYLSPERLAHEGIFAQHELYEELLSLADESKLLKFVNQRSTGSDLDKQKLQEKVRTSLNRLRRLGMIYFMGNDSSKFRITEAVFRFGADVRSGDDPREAQLRMIRDGEAMAVENSLSLHDESDESDITMGNATDSAEDEQE, from the coding sequence ATGTCATCAACAAATATTGAAGTAGTAATGCCGGTTAAACTGGCTCAGGCATTGGCCAACTCATTGTTTCCCGCACTCGATAGCCAGCTGCGCGCCGGTCGTCATATTGGTATTGATGAGCTGGAAAATCATGCTTTCCTGATGGATTTTCAGGAGCAACTGGAAGAATTTTATACTCGCTATAACGTGGAGTTAATTCGCGCACCGGAAGGTTTCTTCTATCTGCGCCCACGGTCGACCACCCTTATCCCGCGCTCGGTGTTATCCGAGTTGGATATGATGGTCGGGAAAATTCTTTGTTATCTGTATCTGAGCCCGGAGCGGTTGGCTCACGAAGGTATTTTCGCCCAGCATGAGTTATACGAAGAGTTGCTGAGCCTGGCCGATGAGAGCAAATTGCTGAAGTTCGTTAACCAGCGCTCAACCGGTTCAGATTTGGATAAACAGAAGTTGCAGGAAAAAGTACGAACGTCACTCAACCGGCTGCGTCGATTGGGCATGATCTACTTTATGGGCAATGACAGCAGTAAGTTTCGTATCACTGAGGCGGTGTTCCGCTTTGGTGCCGATGTGCGCAGCGGTGATGATCCCCGCGAAGCTCAGTTGCGTATGATCCGCGATGGCGAAGCCATGGCGGTCGAAAATAGTCTGTCACTCCATGATGAAAGCGACGAAAGCGATATCACCATGGGCAATGCAACGGACAGTGCAGAGGATGAACAGGAATGA
- the hglS gene encoding 2-oxoadipate dioxygenase/decarboxylase HglS, giving the protein MTHQPFVHPDEIRARFSRAMSDMYQVEVPLYGALLQLVAEINGKTLEQSPELTRHLHQTGEIERLSMERHGAIRVGTAAELATLRRLFAIMGMIPVGYYDLAPAGVPVHSTAFRAVHEASLQACPFRIFTSLLRLDLIEQPELRQQAADILAKRNIFTPRLIELIVQHETAGGLTHHEADDFITQSLETFRWHNQATVSAEIYQQLHDQHRLIADVVAFKGPHINHLTPRTLNIDAVQAAMPKYNITPKAVIEGPPPRHCPILLRQTSFKALEEKVAFVSSGGHIVQGNHTARFGEIEQRGAALTAKGRHLYDRLLQAAQDQLRVPANEQNAEQYMAILHEQFSQFPDDYPIMRAERLAYFRYFPTEKSLKEPAISVQNLTLDQLIEAGFIQFEPLVYEDFLPVSAAGIFQSNLGDKGQSHFAGHSSKQDFQRDLGSDVIDELQLYEETQQRSLTACAAALKRASLSL; this is encoded by the coding sequence ATGACCCACCAGCCATTTGTTCATCCTGATGAGATTCGCGCCAGATTCTCCAGAGCTATGTCGGATATGTATCAGGTCGAAGTCCCACTATATGGTGCTTTATTACAACTGGTTGCCGAAATCAATGGTAAAACTCTGGAGCAGTCACCAGAACTAACCCGACATTTGCATCAAACAGGGGAAATTGAACGATTAAGTATGGAGCGGCATGGTGCCATTCGTGTAGGAACTGCTGCCGAACTTGCTACTTTACGCCGCTTGTTTGCAATAATGGGCATGATTCCTGTTGGGTATTATGACCTGGCCCCAGCAGGGGTGCCTGTTCACTCGACTGCATTTCGCGCGGTACATGAGGCCTCACTGCAAGCCTGCCCATTTAGAATTTTTACATCCTTACTTCGTTTAGATTTGATTGAACAACCAGAACTGCGGCAACAAGCGGCTGATATTCTTGCCAAAAGGAACATTTTCACTCCGCGTCTTATCGAGTTAATTGTTCAGCATGAAACGGCCGGCGGGCTGACCCACCATGAAGCCGATGATTTCATTACTCAATCATTGGAAACATTTCGCTGGCATAACCAGGCGACCGTCAGTGCCGAGATTTATCAACAACTACATGATCAACATCGATTAATTGCTGATGTAGTTGCTTTTAAGGGGCCACATATTAACCACTTAACCCCACGGACACTAAATATCGATGCAGTACAAGCTGCAATGCCAAAGTACAACATAACCCCCAAAGCCGTTATCGAAGGGCCACCGCCACGTCATTGCCCAATACTGCTGCGACAAACCAGTTTCAAAGCACTGGAAGAGAAAGTCGCTTTTGTATCCTCAGGTGGGCATATTGTTCAAGGGAACCACACCGCCCGTTTTGGCGAAATAGAACAACGCGGCGCAGCATTGACGGCCAAAGGTCGCCATCTTTATGACCGTTTGTTACAAGCAGCTCAAGATCAATTACGCGTTCCAGCGAATGAACAGAATGCAGAGCAATATATGGCGATTCTGCACGAACAATTTAGCCAGTTTCCAGATGACTACCCGATAATGCGGGCAGAAAGACTTGCCTATTTCCGCTATTTTCCGACTGAAAAGAGCCTTAAAGAACCGGCGATATCAGTGCAAAATTTAACATTAGACCAGCTAATTGAGGCCGGATTCATCCAATTTGAACCTTTGGTCTATGAAGATTTCCTGCCGGTCAGCGCTGCAGGTATTTTCCAGTCAAATTTAGGTGATAAAGGGCAAAGCCATTTTGCAGGCCACTCTAGTAAACAGGATTTCCAGCGGGACTTGGGGAGTGATGTTATTGATGAACTGCAACTGTACGAAGAAACTCAGCAACGCTCGCTCACTGCATGCGCAGCGGCCCTGAAGCGCGCATCCCTGAGTCTCTAA
- the kdsB gene encoding 3-deoxy-manno-octulosonate cytidylyltransferase, with protein sequence MSFIAIIPARYASTRLPGKPLADIAGKPMVVHVMERALASGASRVIVATDHPEVVKAVEAAGGEVCLTRADHQSGTERLAEVIDHYGFADDDIIVNVQGDEPLVPPVIIRQVADNLAASSAGMATLAVPIESSEEAFNPNAVKVVMDAQGYALYFSRAAIPWERERFAQSKNTIGDCFLRHIGIYAYRAGFVRRYVNWTPSKLEQIELLEQLRVLWYGEKIHVAVAKAVPAVGVDTQEDLDRVRAIMLRQ encoded by the coding sequence ATGAGTTTCATTGCTATAATTCCCGCCCGTTATGCTTCAACCCGTCTACCTGGTAAGCCACTGGCTGATATTGCTGGCAAACCTATGGTGGTGCATGTGATGGAGCGAGCGCTGGCGTCAGGTGCTTCTCGGGTGATTGTGGCAACAGACCATCCAGAAGTGGTGAAAGCGGTTGAAGCAGCGGGCGGTGAAGTGTGTTTAACCCGTGCAGATCATCAATCCGGCACTGAGCGGTTAGCGGAAGTCATTGATCACTATGGTTTTGCTGATGACGATATTATCGTCAATGTGCAAGGGGATGAGCCACTGGTACCGCCGGTGATTATCCGTCAGGTGGCTGATAATCTGGCTGCATCCAGTGCAGGAATGGCGACATTAGCCGTACCCATTGAAAGTAGTGAAGAAGCCTTTAATCCTAATGCTGTTAAAGTGGTAATGGATGCTCAAGGGTATGCGTTGTATTTCTCCCGCGCAGCAATTCCGTGGGAAAGAGAACGTTTTGCTCAGTCTAAAAACACCATTGGTGATTGTTTCTTACGCCATATTGGCATCTATGCTTATCGCGCTGGGTTTGTTCGCCGCTATGTTAATTGGACACCGAGCAAACTTGAGCAAATAGAGCTATTAGAGCAACTTCGCGTGTTGTGGTACGGCGAAAAAATCCATGTTGCTGTGGCAAAGGCTGTTCCGGCGGTTGGGGTTGATACTCAAGAAGATTTAGACCGTGTGCGGGCTATCATGCTGCGCCAGTAA
- the lpxK gene encoding tetraacyldisaccharide 4'-kinase, with amino-acid sequence MIERIWSGKSWLYLLLLPLSWLYGAITGLIRISYTLGLRSTWRSPVPVIIVGNLTAGGNGKTPVVIWLVEQLKLRGYRVGVVSRGYGGKSDVYPLLLSSETTTAQAGDEPVLIYQRTGAPVAVSPKRSEAVKALLKSNDLDFIITDDGLQHYALQRDFELVVIDGVRRFGNGWWLPAGPMRERAGRLRSVDAVITNGGIAAAGEIPMQLVACDAINLVTGERYPAQQLQHVVAMAGIGHPPRFFATLNLLGIEPKKEYAFADHQDYSLSQLSPLISGPEILLMTEKDAVKCRVFAQPNWWYLPVDAQLPSDQAEQLLLKIQALPHRPA; translated from the coding sequence ATGATTGAGCGCATTTGGTCTGGGAAGTCTTGGTTGTATTTGCTCCTGCTGCCGTTATCTTGGTTATATGGGGCGATTACTGGGCTTATCCGTATCAGTTACACTCTGGGGCTGCGTTCGACATGGCGCTCCCCAGTGCCTGTTATCATCGTGGGCAACTTGACTGCGGGCGGGAATGGTAAAACACCCGTTGTTATTTGGTTAGTGGAACAACTGAAACTACGGGGCTACCGCGTTGGTGTTGTGTCCCGTGGTTACGGTGGTAAGTCAGATGTGTATCCGTTATTGCTCTCCAGTGAGACTACCACGGCTCAGGCTGGCGATGAGCCGGTTTTGATTTATCAACGAACAGGTGCTCCGGTCGCGGTTTCACCAAAGCGTTCAGAGGCTGTCAAAGCATTACTGAAATCTAATGATTTGGATTTCATTATCACTGATGATGGATTACAGCATTACGCACTACAGCGAGATTTTGAACTGGTCGTGATTGATGGTGTGCGCCGCTTTGGCAATGGCTGGTGGTTACCCGCAGGGCCGATGCGCGAGCGGGCAGGGCGGCTGCGCTCAGTTGATGCAGTGATAACTAATGGTGGCATTGCTGCTGCTGGTGAAATACCGATGCAATTGGTGGCATGTGACGCAATTAATTTAGTGACTGGCGAACGTTATCCCGCACAACAACTACAACATGTTGTTGCCATGGCTGGCATCGGCCATCCGCCGCGTTTTTTTGCCACACTGAATCTCCTTGGTATTGAACCTAAAAAAGAATATGCCTTTGCAGACCATCAGGACTATTCATTGTCTCAACTTAGCCCACTGATTTCAGGGCCAGAAATTTTGCTGATGACTGAAAAAGATGCTGTTAAGTGCCGGGTTTTTGCCCAGCCCAATTGGTGGTATTTGCCGGTAGATGCGCAGTTGCCTTCCGATCAGGCTGAACAATTGCTGCTTAAGATTCAGGCATTACCCCACCGCCCTGCATAA